In Halarcobacter bivalviorum, a genomic segment contains:
- the der gene encoding ribosome biogenesis GTPase Der — MDKTLKKIALIGQPNVGKSSLFNRIAKKRIAIVSDMAGTTRDIRRHEVEILEKDALMLDTGGIDETNDAIFTNVKRKAIECAKEADIILFMVDGKKIPDDKDKELFYELQDLGKQLALVVNKIDNDKEKERLWSFYEFGIDDENLFGISVSHNRGTKSLLEWVAARLPAREIEPELIINSEIEDEDLSLEEFLDPIEDINETAQLDDGEIKVAIIGRVNVGKSSILNALVGEERSVVSPIAGTTIDPVDESFEYKDKNITFVDTAGLRRRGKIEGIEKFALNRTTEMLEKANLALLVLDASSELVDLDEKIAGLVDKYGLGTIIVLNKWDENMDTFQKLEEKVRSKFKFLYFAPIIAVSAKTGRSIDRLKDKIIEIYENYAQRIPTSVLNKAIEEATIRHALPSPNGAYLRIYYTTQFEVKPPRIALIMNKPKLLHFSYKRYLINFLRKNINFEGTPIHIVARGKGQRDIDEDEVEDF, encoded by the coding sequence ATGGACAAAACACTTAAAAAAATTGCCTTAATTGGTCAACCAAATGTTGGGAAATCATCACTATTTAATAGAATTGCAAAAAAAAGAATTGCTATTGTATCTGATATGGCAGGAACAACAAGAGATATTAGAAGACATGAAGTAGAGATTCTTGAAAAAGATGCATTAATGTTAGACACAGGTGGTATTGACGAAACTAATGATGCAATTTTTACAAATGTTAAAAGAAAAGCTATTGAGTGTGCAAAAGAGGCTGATATAATACTTTTTATGGTGGATGGTAAAAAAATACCAGATGATAAAGATAAAGAACTATTTTATGAGCTTCAAGATTTAGGGAAACAACTTGCTTTAGTTGTAAATAAAATTGATAATGATAAAGAGAAAGAGAGACTTTGGAGTTTCTACGAATTTGGAATTGATGATGAAAATCTTTTTGGTATCTCTGTTTCTCATAATAGAGGAACTAAATCTTTATTGGAATGGGTTGCGGCAAGACTTCCTGCTAGAGAAATAGAGCCTGAACTTATTATAAATAGTGAAATAGAAGATGAAGACCTATCTTTAGAAGAATTTTTAGATCCTATCGAAGATATAAATGAGACTGCACAACTTGATGATGGAGAAATTAAAGTTGCTATTATTGGAAGAGTAAATGTAGGAAAATCTTCTATCTTAAATGCTCTTGTAGGAGAAGAGAGATCTGTTGTTTCTCCTATTGCTGGAACTACTATTGATCCAGTTGATGAATCATTTGAATATAAAGATAAAAATATTACTTTTGTTGATACAGCAGGTTTACGAAGAAGAGGAAAAATTGAAGGAATTGAAAAATTTGCTTTAAATAGAACTACAGAGATGTTAGAAAAAGCAAATTTAGCTCTTCTAGTATTAGATGCTTCTTCTGAATTAGTTGATTTAGATGAAAAAATTGCAGGACTTGTTGATAAATATGGTTTAGGAACTATTATTGTATTGAATAAATGGGATGAAAACATGGATACTTTCCAAAAACTTGAAGAGAAAGTTAGATCAAAATTTAAATTTTTATATTTCGCTCCAATTATTGCAGTTTCAGCTAAAACAGGAAGAAGTATTGATAGATTAAAAGATAAAATTATAGAAATTTATGAAAACTATGCACAAAGAATACCAACATCAGTTTTAAATAAGGCTATTGAAGAAGCAACAATTAGACATGCTTTACCAAGTCCAAATGGTGCATACTTAAGAATTTATTATACAACACAATTTGAGGTTAAGCCTCCAAGAATCGCACTTATTATGAACAAACCTAAACTACTACATTTTTCATATAAAAGATATTTAATTAATTTTTTAAGAAAAAATATTAACTTTGAAGGAACTCCAATTCATATCGTTGCAAGAGGAAAAGGTCAAAGAGATATTGATGAGGATGAAGTAGAAGATTTCTAA
- the hpf gene encoding ribosome hibernation-promoting factor, HPF/YfiA family, with translation MNTSIVGRHIELTEPIKDYINSSIEIFKKYNLDIISVNAIIAQEEKNGRKAFTFEFTLNIAHLDTVVVKQKDKDLYAAVDIAVDRVSKVLRRHHDKITGHKATKLTEVVSQEIEDQIANELDKLDTEIFPVRLSSYKPIDIEEALTELKASDAIFKVFYDKDDNMRVLYKSKDEGKFGLY, from the coding sequence ATGAATACAAGTATTGTAGGAAGACACATAGAATTAACAGAGCCAATTAAAGATTATATTAATAGCTCAATTGAAATTTTCAAAAAATATAATTTAGATATTATATCTGTGAATGCAATTATTGCACAAGAAGAAAAAAATGGTAGAAAAGCTTTTACTTTTGAATTCACTTTAAATATTGCACATTTAGATACTGTAGTTGTAAAACAAAAAGATAAAGATTTATATGCAGCAGTAGATATTGCTGTAGATAGAGTATCAAAAGTTTTAAGAAGACATCATGATAAAATTACTGGACACAAAGCAACTAAGCTTACAGAAGTAGTTTCTCAAGAAATTGAAGATCAAATTGCTAATGAATTAGATAAATTAGATACAGAAATTTTCCCAGTAAGACTTTCTTCTTATAAACCAATAGATATTGAAGAAGCATTAACTGAATTAAAAGCTTCAGATGCTATCTTCAAAGTATTCTATGATAAAGATGATAATATGAGAGTATTATACAAATCAAAAGATGAAGGAAAATTTGGACTATACTAA
- a CDS encoding SulP family inorganic anion transporter: MNINTFKNDIFGGVTAAIVALPLALAFGVASGAGAIAGLYGAIILGFFASLFGGTSTQISGPTGPMTVITASAIVAFQNNLSAVFTVIFLAGLIQISFGVIKIGQWIKYIPYPIISGFMTGIGLIIIILQINSFLGVESYGSVIQTIVELPQTIKNSNSQSFFIALLTLIIMFFTPKKVSKYIPPALIALVFVTLLTVFLNLSISTIGEIPMGLPEITLPFSFDILQLSTIITLAITLALLGSIDSLLTSLVADSMTKTKHKPNKELIAQGIGNSLCSFFGAIPGAGATMRTVINIKSGGTTRVSGIVHSLTLLLIVLVLAPFASSIPLAVLSGILIKVGFDILDYKFIRLINKVSRQDLLIMITVVLLTVFVDLIMAVGVGITFASIIAIYKVSKNTKIKTIYPKKNIGFDIDIEDKSTKIIKIKGSLFFGTASILDRRIDKVRERTKTIILDCLEVSDLDLSAIFMLQEVITKLNSRDIEVILLLGIGNKKRIIKLDENNVFGNIKIFNKIDDAVNAIQENNYKKALV; this comes from the coding sequence TTGAATATAAACACTTTTAAAAATGATATTTTTGGGGGTGTAACTGCAGCAATTGTTGCACTTCCATTGGCTTTAGCCTTTGGAGTAGCAAGTGGTGCAGGTGCAATTGCAGGACTATATGGAGCTATTATTTTAGGCTTCTTTGCTTCACTTTTTGGTGGAACCTCTACTCAAATTTCTGGACCAACAGGTCCTATGACAGTTATTACAGCATCTGCTATAGTGGCTTTTCAAAATAATCTAAGTGCTGTATTTACAGTTATTTTTTTAGCTGGATTAATTCAAATCTCATTTGGAGTTATTAAAATAGGACAATGGATAAAGTATATTCCTTATCCAATAATTTCTGGCTTTATGACAGGAATAGGGCTTATTATAATTATTCTACAAATAAACTCTTTTTTAGGAGTAGAATCTTATGGTTCAGTTATACAAACAATAGTAGAATTACCTCAAACTATTAAAAATAGTAATAGTCAATCTTTTTTTATTGCTTTATTGACTTTAATTATAATGTTTTTCACTCCAAAAAAAGTCTCTAAATATATTCCACCTGCTTTAATTGCTTTAGTTTTTGTAACTCTTTTAACTGTTTTTTTAAACTTATCTATCTCTACAATTGGTGAGATTCCCATGGGATTACCAGAGATAACTCTTCCTTTTAGTTTTGATATTCTACAGTTAAGTACTATTATTACTTTAGCTATTACTCTTGCTTTATTAGGCTCAATTGACTCTTTACTTACCTCTTTAGTCGCAGATTCAATGACAAAAACAAAACATAAACCAAATAAAGAGCTTATAGCTCAAGGAATAGGAAATTCATTATGCTCTTTTTTTGGAGCAATCCCAGGTGCGGGTGCTACAATGAGAACTGTTATAAATATTAAAAGTGGAGGGACAACAAGAGTTTCAGGAATAGTTCACTCTTTAACTCTTCTTTTGATTGTTTTAGTTCTTGCTCCTTTTGCTTCAAGTATTCCACTTGCTGTTCTTTCTGGTATTTTAATTAAAGTAGGATTTGATATTTTAGATTATAAATTTATACGATTAATAAATAAAGTTTCAAGACAAGATTTATTAATTATGATTACTGTTGTACTTTTAACAGTTTTTGTTGATTTAATTATGGCTGTTGGTGTAGGAATAACCTTTGCCTCAATAATTGCAATATACAAAGTTTCAAAAAACACTAAAATAAAAACAATCTATCCAAAGAAAAATATAGGGTTTGATATTGATATAGAAGATAAATCAACCAAAATAATAAAAATTAAAGGTTCTCTATTTTTTGGTACAGCATCAATTTTAGATAGAAGAATTGATAAGGTAAGAGAAAGAACAAAAACTATCATCTTAGACTGTTTAGAGGTCTCAGATTTAGACCTTTCTGCTATTTTTATGTTGCAAGAAGTTATAACAAAATTAAATAGTAGAGATATTGAAGTAATATTATTATTAGGAATAGGTAATAAGAAACGTATTATAAAACTAGATGAAAACAATGTATTTGGTAATATTAAAATTTTTAATAAAATAGATGATGCTGTAAATGCCATACAAGAAAATAATTATAAAAAAGCCCTTGTATAG